TTTGCTGTGTTACGTAGGCGAGGGGTTGTTTAATACGGAGTGAAGGGCTGGTATGAAGTTGGTTTCATTTTAAAACATGCCGAGTTTCGAATGTTGAGCATAGCCAACAAGTTAGTATGGCGGAACTCCCAACAAATCGAAAGCCGGTTTTTGGTCAAGTGTCATCATATTTTCCAGGTTAGCTAAAAAGAAGGGTCTCTTCAAGCAGAATTCCCCCACTTATTGTTCAGAACTCGTGGCGCAATCAGATAGGGGCCATAAGTGATTGCGTGAACTTGAGCGCTATGGGATTGCGGTGCTATGGGATTGCGGCGCTATGGGATGTAAGCGGGAAGTGATTGGCCGTCTTTCAATGATCATCTAAGTTATTGTCACATGGAAATATCTGAGTGACAATAACGTTTTCTCTTTGCCACTTACTTTTTTATTCGGATTTTGGACAGAATCAGGCTATTCTGTCCTTTTTTCCTTGAATTTTGGACAGAATCAGGCTATTCTGTCCTTTTTTACTTGGATTTTGGACAGAATAGGTTATTCTGTCTTTTGCTACTTGAGCAGATGACAGATTAGCTTTATTTGATCATGAAATTAGGTGTTTGATGGACCGATTAGCTTTATTTAATATCCACTCAGTTCCCACTTACAAGTGATTGCGTGACCTTGAGCGTTATCGGATTGTATCGCTATGTGATTGCGCAATAGCGGGAAATAGGGCAATTAATTTGGCGAGTAGTATCATATTCGCCAATCACTGATGAGAGCAAGCATCTTCCTCCATTCTCACTAATCTTTCATCTTCTGAAAACGTAGCGCCTACCTCCAAATTGATAAGCAGGCAAATATTTATATCTGTCTGCCACTTCCCACTTACCATAAATGACTGATTTTAGACAAATGCCGGTCGTCGTTTCAACAGGACGTCCGCCTTTCTTACTTGCCGGACTTCACGGGAAATCGACGTCCGCCAAATCAGCAGTTATATCAAAATTTTCCCTTTTGCCGGTCGTCGTTCCAACAGGACGTCCGCCTTTCTTACTTGCCGGACTTCACGGGAAATCGACGTCCGCCAAATCAGCAGTTATTACAAAATTTTCCCTTTTGCCGGTCGTCGTTCGAGTGGGACGTCCGCCTTTCCCAATTGCCGGTCTTCCCGGGAAATCGACGTCCGCCAAATCAGCAGTTATTACAAAATTTCCCTATTGCCGGTCGTCGTTTCAGAAGGACGTCCGCCTTTCTTACTTGCCGGTCTTCCCGAGAATTCGACGTCCGCCAAATCAGCAGTTATATCAAAATCCCCCCTATTCCCAGTTGTAATTCCAACGGGACGACCCCCTTTCCCAATCCCCCGTCCCCCTTCCCCAATGCCCAATCACCCCGCATCATTCCCCCACCCCTCACAAAAAACCCCCACCAACACGCCTGAAGCGAATCAGTGGGGGCTAGGCCCGCAGGGATATTTATTTTTTGAAGTCGTTGGTTCGGTTTTCTAAAGATTCAGTGGCTTGGCGGGTTTTGTTTAGGTAGGCAACATTTTGATCGTATTGCTTGGTCATGTAGCAATAAAAGAGTAAGTCAATAGCGTACATATGACACAGCAAAGAGATGGTTGCGCCGCTTCTAAGAGGGGCTTCTTCCGTGTCCGCTACCGTTAAGGCGATTTGAGCCAAAGTGTTTAAAGGATTTTGGGAATCCTTGGTCAGCGAAACGGTCCGTAATCCCATGTCATTGGCTTGCGCCATTAAGATACGGCCTTCACTGGTGTGACCACTGTTAGAAATTGCAATAAAAACCGCTTTTTCCGAAGCAATGGACATCGAGGCCACCAATTCGTGCGCATCTTGCAAAGCCACTACGTGTTTACCTACCCGACTGAACTTCTGTTTAATATCGCTAGCTACTAAGTAGGAGGCGCCGATTCCATGTACGAAAACAATGGGCGCTTCCACAATCCAATCCGCGACCGCGTTAAGCAAGTCATCTTTCAGGCTTTCATTGGTTTTCTCAAAATAGTAATGGGTGTTCCCCAACATTTTAGTTTTAATGTCGCTTATTTGTTCGTTCGGTGAGAAATCCGTCAAAGTGGCTGGATCGACCGTGGTCGATTGCGCGGATAATAACAACTTAAACTCAGCAAACCCCTTCACGCCAATCGATTTACAAAACCGAATCACACCTGCCGGGCTAGTTCCCGAAGCAGCCGCCAAGGTTGACGCACTCATTTGAATCACTTCTTTGGGATGCTCTAAAATATACTCGCCAATTTTCCGCTCGGACTCCGTCAAATTCGGTAAAGCATTTTTAATCGTCAATAACAACGGCTGTGCCACAGAACCACCCCACTCTCAAAATAAATACCTCTGCTTCTCGCCTCAATTATAACACTTCTAGTTCAGTTGGTTCCATAGCTTCTTTTGGAACACCAAAGAAGTAAGTGACAACGAATCCACCCGCATAAGCTGCAAGTAAACCTAAGACATAACCCCACCACATACCATTGTCGATTAACGGGATTAAAGCAATCCCACTTGGTCCAATCGCAGTAGCTCCAATATTACCAATAGCGCCGATGACAGCTCCGCCGATACCGCCACCAATACAAGCTGTAATAAATGGACGACCTAGAGGCAAGGTTACAGCGTAAATCAAGGGTTCACCGATACCTAAAATACCAACTGGCAGTGCTCCTTTAATGATGTTCGTCAATTGTTTGTTTGCACGACATTTTACCCATAAAGCTAACGCCGCACCTACTTGACCGGCACCTGCCATAGCCAAAATCGGCAATAACAAGGTATGGCCTGTTTCGGCAATCATTTCAATATGAATTGG
This window of the Fundicoccus culcitae genome carries:
- a CDS encoding MurR/RpiR family transcriptional regulator, yielding MAQPLLLTIKNALPNLTESERKIGEYILEHPKEVIQMSASTLAAASGTSPAGVIRFCKSIGVKGFAEFKLLLSAQSTTVDPATLTDFSPNEQISDIKTKMLGNTHYYFEKTNESLKDDLLNAVADWIVEAPIVFVHGIGASYLVASDIKQKFSRVGKHVVALQDAHELVASMSIASEKAVFIAISNSGHTSEGRILMAQANDMGLRTVSLTKDSQNPLNTLAQIALTVADTEEAPLRSGATISLLCHMYAIDLLFYCYMTKQYDQNVAYLNKTRQATESLENRTNDFKK